The following are encoded together in the Babylonia areolata isolate BAREFJ2019XMU chromosome 18, ASM4173473v1, whole genome shotgun sequence genome:
- the LOC143292752 gene encoding uncharacterized protein LOC143292752: protein MQQPVPAAAQPQQQQPVMVPMQQTAAPQPYAVVTPAAGNKTTVRRIRFRHIFFKVGLAALVVAMILFIVGFSAPRWGIAPTDFGLWEKCSGSCYNFVGSGPAWLDAVRSMEVLALVCFILSVAVELYQDVFKSPPPKDNKAVEILGVAAGVFGLIGVAIFGAKVDGSKQVQFYYPTYGYTEYYVTVRLGWAFGLAAAGSILGLLGAVLIGFSRVQHAGQTQQALANLGVTTGTAPPSIPMQPIMTSATYAPPPAAGYPYPTPAYPYPYPVPVASPVAPWSAPLAATPGVPASQVPVSFVLVQGQMVPVYRELPPTVTGSTAGTGQTPGPETSLDGQPSDHRL from the exons ATGCAGCAACCAGTTCCAGCAGCTGCACAaccccagcagcagcagccagtcaTGGTGCCCATGCAGCAGACAGCAGCGCCACAGCCCTACGCTGTGGTCACTCCCGCAGCTGGCAACAAAACCACTGTACGTCGCATTAGGTTCCGTCACATTTTCTTCAAGGTGGGGCTTGCGGCACTGGTGGTGGCGATGATCTTGTTCATTGTTGGCTTCTCCGCTCCCAGATGGGGCATCGCGCCGACCGACTTCGGGCTGTGGGAGAAATGTTCAGGATCCTGTTATAACTTTGTTGGAAGCGGACCTG ccTGGCTGGACGCGGTACGCAGCATGGAGGTGCTGGCCTTGGTGTGCTTCATCCTCAGTGTGGCTGTGGAGCTGTATCAGGACGTGTTCAAATCCCCCCCACCTAAAGACAACAAGGCTGTGGAGATCCTGGGTGTGGCTGCAG GTGTGTTTGGTCTAATCGGGGTGGCGATTTTCGGGGCGAAGGTGGACGGATCGAAGCAAGTTCAGTTCTACTATCCCACATACGGGTATACCGAATACTACGTGACAGTACGTCTGGGTTGGGCCTTCGGGTTGGCGGCGGCAGGCAGCATCCTGGGCCTCCTGGGTGCCGTCCTGATTGGCTTCAGCCGCGTGCAGCACGCGGGGCAAACCCAGCAGGCTTTGGCCAACCTTGGGGTCACCACTGGTAccgcccctccctccatccccatgcAGCCCATCATGACGTCAGCCACCTACGCCCCACCACCAGCTGCCGGTTACCCTTACCCCACTCCTGCTTACCCTTACCCTTACCCTGTACCCGTTGCCTCACCCGTGGCTCCGTGGTCTGCACCATTGGCAGCTACCCCAGGAGTGCCTGCGTCACAAGTTCCTGTGAGCTTCGTCCTGGTGCAGGGCCAGATGGTGCCGGTGTACCGGGAACTGCCCCCCACCGTGACCGGCAGCACGGCAGGCACTGGGCAGACCCCGGGCCCTGAGACCTCCCTAGATGGCCAGCCCAGCGACCACAGGCTCTGA
- the LOC143291976 gene encoding uncharacterized protein LOC143291976 → MARASSDEFHRPATPATVRRIFHRHDLFRLGFLGLLLAAVMFAVGFSVPAWADQMGLWVSCAFRPCQDVKTGPAWFHAARSMEVLALICFILSVAVELYQDVFKSPPPKDNKAVEILGVAAGVAGLIGVIVFASKVSRDWVYGYFYIDVQGLSWGLVLTASGSVLGLLSAVLMGFSRVRHAEQTLQALAMANPGVTTASSDQPPSPLLTSMEPVVTESSPLTAEAAGSPGFADADTVSSPVVPSAPPAPMPEPTAQGRPTSFVEPAPGVATSYLTPAQGVAASHTTPAQGVSTSYLTPAPPAPIPEPSAQGRPPSYTEATQGMSTSHVTSTPRVPTSHVTAAQGAPMSQVTAAQGVPTSHIPLCFIMVQGQMVPVYRELPGSAMGAEQGQTPVDSQHTWRP, encoded by the exons ATGGCCAGAGCAAGTTCTGACGAGTTTCATCGTCCCGCGACACCGGCGACTGTTCGCCGAATTTTCCACCGACACGATCTGTTCCGGCTGGGGTTCCTGGGCCTGCTCCTGGCTGCCGTGATGTTCGCTGTGGGCTTCTCCGTCCCCGCCTGGGCTGACCAGATGGGGCTGTGGGTCAGCTGTGCTTTCCGCCCGTGCCAGGACGTGAAAACGGGGCctg cctggTTCCACGCGGCACGCAGCATGGAGGTACTGGCCCTGATATGCTTCATCCTCAGTGTGGCTGTGGAGCTGTATCAGGACGTGTTCAAATCCCCCCCACCTAAAGACAACAAGGCTGTGGAGATCCTGGGTGTGGCTGCAG GTGTGGCTGGCCTCATCGGGGTGATCGTCTTCGCATCCAAGGTGAGCAGGGACTGGGTGTACGGCTACTTCTACATCGACGTGCAGGGCCTCAGCTGGGGCCTGGTGCTGACGGCCTCCGGCAGCGTGCTGGGCCTTCTGAGTGCCGTCCTCATGGGCTTCAGCCGCGTGCGGCACGCGGAGCAAACCCTGCAGGCTTTGGCCATGGCTAACCCCGGGGTCACCACCGCGTCCTCTGACCAACCACCTTCTCCTCTTCTAACCTCCATGGAGCCAGTCGTGACGGAGTCTTCGCCCCTGACGGCAGAAGCCGCCGGCTCACCGGGTTTCGCTGACGCCGACACTGTTTCCTCGCCAGTCGTACCCTCTGCCCCGCCTGCCCCCATGCCCGAACCGACTGCTCAAGGGAGACCGACGTCATTCGTGGAGCCTGCTCCAGGAGTGGCTACGTCATACTTGACACCTGCTCAAGGAGTGGCTGCGTCACACACGACGCCTGCTCAAGGGGTGTCCACGTCATACTTGACACCTGCACCACCTGCGCCCATACCTGAACCGAGTGCTCAAGGCAGACCACCGTCATACACAGAGGCTACTCAAGGAATGTCTACGTCACACGTGACATCGACTCCACGTGTGCCTACGTCACACGTGACAGCTGCACAAGGAGCACCTATGTCACAGGTAACGGCTGCTCAAGGAGTGCCTACGTCACATATTCCTCTGTGTTTCATCATGGTGCAAGGCCAAATGGTGCCTGTGTACAGGGAGCTTCCGGGTTCAGCGATGGGAGCTGAGCAAGGCCAAACGCCGGTGGATAGTCAGCACACCTGGAGACCGTAA